One stretch of Amycolatopsis sp. NBC_00345 DNA includes these proteins:
- a CDS encoding YciI family protein: MKYLVLIYGNPASRSAWAGMSDEQKAAGLRAYVEFNEELDASGERIVSERLAAPELTKQVIVREDRVSTTDGPFAEIKEQLAGAYLLECDTEERALEIAARIPEAPYATIEVRPVMGLTGDVGFEL; encoded by the coding sequence ATGAAGTACCTGGTCCTGATCTACGGCAACCCGGCGTCGCGTTCGGCGTGGGCCGGCATGAGCGACGAGCAGAAAGCCGCGGGCCTGCGCGCGTACGTGGAGTTCAACGAGGAGCTGGACGCGTCCGGCGAGCGCATCGTCTCCGAGCGGCTGGCCGCGCCGGAGCTGACGAAACAGGTGATCGTGCGCGAAGACCGGGTGAGCACCACCGACGGGCCGTTCGCGGAGATCAAGGAACAGCTCGCGGGCGCCTACCTGCTGGAATGCGACACGGAGGAGCGCGCGCTGGAGATCGCCGCGCGGATCCCGGAGGCGCCGTACGCGACGATCGAGGTCCGGCCCGTGATGGGGCTGACCGGCGACGTGGGCTTCGAGCTGTGA
- a CDS encoding YybH family protein: MSENEILELLADRTAAMRDKDPERLVAGYAEGAVKFDLAPPLRNTGASAEFLEKWFGSFASPVTYEYHDVEVTESGELAFATSLAKMSAIPAGMSEPFTLWFRSTLCFRRVDGAWRIVHEHNSTPFHMDGSFRAAVDLRP; encoded by the coding sequence ATGTCCGAGAACGAGATCCTCGAGCTGCTGGCCGACCGTACCGCCGCCATGCGCGACAAGGACCCGGAACGCCTGGTGGCGGGATACGCGGAGGGCGCCGTGAAGTTCGACCTCGCCCCGCCGCTGCGCAACACCGGCGCGTCGGCGGAGTTCCTGGAGAAGTGGTTCGGCTCCTTCGCGAGCCCGGTGACGTACGAGTACCACGACGTCGAGGTGACGGAGTCCGGCGAGCTGGCCTTCGCGACCAGCTTGGCGAAGATGTCCGCGATCCCGGCGGGCATGAGCGAGCCGTTCACGCTCTGGTTCCGCTCGACGTTGTGCTTCCGCCGCGTCGACGGCGCCTGGCGCATCGTCCACGAGCACAACTCGACGCCGTTCCACATGGACGGCTCGTTCCGCGCCGCCGTCGACCTCCGGCCCTGA
- a CDS encoding ABC transporter ATP-binding protein — MTEPNTVAEPSTEVLLEVTGLKVHFPIKRGVVVDRTIGHVYAVDGVDLAIRRGETYGLVGESGCGKSTLGRAILRLNEPTAGKVMFDGTDVAQLKGEKLRKARRRMQMIFQDPMSSLDPRQSVESILLEGMHAHGLDKDKAATEARLRELLGAVGLPETSLRKYPHEFSGGQRQRIGIARALAVEPDLIVADEPVSALDVSVQAQVVNLLEDLQDELGLTYLVIAHDLAVVRHISDRIGVMYLGALVEETTAAELYENPLHPYTRALLSAIPVPDPVVEDTREQILLAGDLPSPANPPTGCRFHTRCPWRQASLCDTDRPQLREIGAGHRVACHYAEDIRDGRITPHEVEPELVEVTGALNPGAGPPDVGSVTEIL, encoded by the coding sequence ATGACCGAGCCGAACACCGTGGCCGAGCCGAGCACAGAGGTCCTGCTCGAGGTCACCGGCCTCAAGGTGCACTTCCCGATCAAGCGGGGCGTCGTGGTCGACCGCACGATCGGGCACGTCTACGCGGTGGACGGCGTGGACCTGGCGATCCGCCGCGGCGAGACGTACGGCCTGGTCGGCGAGTCCGGCTGCGGGAAGTCCACGCTCGGCCGGGCGATCCTGCGGCTGAACGAGCCGACGGCGGGCAAGGTGATGTTCGACGGCACCGACGTCGCCCAGCTCAAGGGCGAGAAGCTGCGCAAGGCCCGGCGCCGGATGCAGATGATCTTCCAGGACCCGATGTCCAGCCTCGACCCGCGCCAGTCGGTGGAGTCCATCCTGCTCGAGGGCATGCACGCGCACGGCCTCGACAAGGACAAGGCGGCCACCGAGGCGCGGCTGCGCGAGCTGCTGGGCGCGGTCGGCCTGCCGGAGACGTCGCTGCGGAAGTACCCGCACGAGTTCTCCGGCGGCCAGCGCCAGCGCATCGGCATCGCGCGGGCGCTGGCGGTGGAGCCGGACCTGATCGTGGCCGACGAGCCGGTGTCCGCGCTGGACGTGTCGGTGCAGGCCCAGGTGGTCAACCTGCTGGAGGACCTGCAGGACGAGCTGGGCCTGACCTACCTGGTGATCGCGCACGACCTCGCCGTGGTGCGGCACATCTCCGACCGCATCGGCGTGATGTACCTGGGCGCGCTGGTCGAGGAGACCACGGCGGCCGAGCTGTACGAGAACCCGCTGCACCCGTACACGCGGGCGCTGCTCTCGGCCATCCCGGTGCCGGACCCGGTCGTGGAGGACACCCGCGAGCAGATCCTGCTGGCGGGCGACCTGCCCTCGCCGGCCAACCCGCCGACGGGCTGCCGTTTCCACACGCGGTGCCCGTGGCGGCAGGCCAGCCTGTGCGACACGGACCGGCCGCAGCTGCGCGAGATCGGTGCGGGCCACCGCGTGGCCTGCCACTACGCCGAGGACATCCGCGACGGGCGCATCACCCCGCACGAGGTGGAGCCGGAGCTGGTGGAGGTCACCGGCGCGCTGAACCCCGGCGCCGGCCCGCCGGACGTCGGGTCGGTCACGGAAATCCTTTAG
- a CDS encoding ABC transporter ATP-binding protein encodes MALLEVRDLKVVFQRRGEDPFAAVDGVSFDVEPGQTIGLVGESGCGKSVTSLAIMRLLAKRGNKVTGSVSFEGTDLMKISDREMRDRRGRDLGMVFQDPLSSLNPVIPIGLQITEVLERHRGLSRSKAKIEATELLDKVGIPDPARRLSEYPHQLSGGMRQRALIAIALACRPRLLIADEPTTALDVTIQAQILALLRELVQDTGTALIMITHDLGVVAGLCDQVNVLYGGRIVERAERHALFAEPRHPYTHGLLASIPRLDQGRGEKLVPIQGSVSDNIPWDHGCAFAPRCPNALPVCQERSPELVPDQNGLLRCHNPVKPAVAAGGGTR; translated from the coding sequence GTGGCACTACTAGAAGTCCGCGACCTGAAGGTCGTGTTCCAACGCCGTGGCGAGGACCCGTTCGCGGCGGTCGACGGCGTCAGCTTCGACGTCGAGCCCGGCCAGACGATCGGCCTGGTCGGCGAGTCCGGCTGCGGCAAGTCCGTGACGTCGTTGGCGATCATGCGGCTGCTGGCCAAGCGCGGCAACAAGGTCACCGGCTCGGTGTCGTTCGAGGGCACCGACCTGATGAAGATCTCCGACCGCGAGATGCGGGACCGGCGCGGCCGCGACCTGGGCATGGTGTTCCAGGACCCGCTGTCCTCGCTGAACCCGGTGATCCCGATCGGGCTGCAGATCACCGAGGTGCTCGAACGGCACCGCGGGCTTTCGCGCAGCAAGGCGAAGATCGAGGCGACGGAGCTGCTCGACAAGGTCGGCATCCCCGACCCGGCCCGGCGGCTTTCCGAGTACCCGCACCAGCTTTCGGGCGGGATGCGGCAGCGCGCGCTGATCGCGATCGCGCTCGCCTGCCGGCCGCGGCTGCTCATCGCGGACGAGCCGACCACCGCGCTCGACGTCACCATCCAGGCCCAGATCCTCGCGCTGCTGCGTGAGCTGGTGCAGGACACCGGCACCGCGCTGATCATGATCACGCACGACCTCGGGGTCGTCGCCGGACTCTGCGACCAGGTGAACGTGCTCTACGGCGGCCGGATCGTGGAACGGGCCGAGCGGCACGCGCTGTTCGCCGAGCCGCGGCACCCGTACACCCACGGCCTGCTCGCGTCGATCCCGCGCCTCGACCAGGGCCGGGGCGAGAAGCTGGTGCCGATCCAGGGCTCGGTGTCGGACAACATCCCGTGGGACCACGGTTGCGCGTTCGCGCCCCGCTGCCCCAACGCACTGCCGGTGTGCCAGGAGCGCTCGCCGGAGCTGGTTCCCGATCAGAACGGCCTGCTGCGCTGCCACAACCCGGTCAAGCCCGCCGTGGCCGCCGGAGGGGGGACCCGATGA
- a CDS encoding ABC transporter permease: MNTLLNKKKEPIDKLAAAAAGGRSLGAEALRRMLRSPVAITGGAITLLFVLLAIFAPLLAPKDPQTRYLQDQVQLGRGIIPGAQPGFPLGVDDFGRDFLSRLLVGAQQTLLVGVLATLIGVLLGVIIGGLAGAFGGWVDTVLMRLVDVLLSFPSLLLAVSIAALFAKPSQWTVILAVSIIGVPVFARLLRGSMLAQREADHVLAATSLGVKRTTIVFRHMLPNSLGPVIVQATLTLATAILEAAALSFLGLGDPDPTRAEWGLMLGNASRQFLDIRPELAYYPAVAIVVVALGFTLLGESLREALDPKNRR; encoded by the coding sequence ATGAACACTCTGCTGAACAAGAAGAAGGAACCGATCGACAAGCTCGCCGCAGCCGCGGCGGGCGGGCGCAGTCTCGGCGCCGAGGCCCTCCGGCGGATGCTGCGCAGCCCGGTGGCGATCACCGGCGGGGCGATCACGCTGTTGTTCGTGCTGCTGGCGATCTTCGCGCCGCTGCTGGCCCCGAAGGACCCGCAGACGCGGTACCTGCAGGACCAGGTCCAGCTCGGCCGGGGCATCATCCCCGGCGCGCAGCCCGGTTTCCCGCTCGGCGTCGACGACTTCGGCCGCGACTTCCTGTCCCGGCTCCTCGTCGGCGCGCAGCAGACGCTGCTGGTCGGCGTGCTGGCCACGCTGATCGGCGTGCTGCTCGGGGTGATCATCGGCGGTCTCGCGGGCGCCTTCGGCGGCTGGGTCGACACCGTCCTCATGCGACTGGTCGACGTGCTGCTGTCGTTCCCGTCGCTGCTGCTGGCCGTCTCGATCGCGGCGCTGTTCGCGAAGCCGAGCCAGTGGACGGTCATCCTGGCCGTGTCGATCATCGGCGTGCCGGTGTTCGCCCGGCTGCTGCGCGGTTCCATGCTCGCGCAGCGGGAGGCCGACCATGTGCTGGCGGCGACCTCGCTGGGCGTGAAGCGCACGACGATCGTCTTCCGGCACATGCTGCCGAACTCGCTGGGCCCCGTGATCGTGCAGGCCACGCTGACGCTGGCCACCGCGATCCTGGAGGCCGCGGCGCTGTCGTTCCTCGGCCTCGGCGACCCGGACCCGACCCGCGCGGAATGGGGGCTGATGCTGGGCAACGCCTCGCGCCAGTTCCTCGACATCCGCCCCGAGCTCGCGTACTACCCGGCTGTCGCGATCGTGGTGGTGGCGCTCGGGTTCACGTTGCTCGGCGAGTCCCTGCGTGAAGCCCTCGACCCGAAGAACCGGCGGTGA
- a CDS encoding ABC transporter permease yields MLRFLVRRVLQAIPTLLILSILVFAWLRSLPGGPAAALLGDKATPEKIASLNHVLGLDQPIILQYFKFLGRAVTGDFGNSLVSAQPVMSEIGTFLPATIELGVSAMLIAIILGVPFGYLAARYRGGAVDNVIIVLTLIGVAVPVFFLGYTMQDLLSVPLGLPSQGRQAPGIDATSITNFAILDGIMTSEWDAVWDAIKHLVLPAFALATIPLAVITRITRASVLEVFNEDFIRTANSKGLTQQVVRQRHVLRNALLPVVTTIGLQTGALLGGAVLTERVFNFRGLGFLLAEGIERRDYPRLQALLLFGALVYVLVNMLVDVSYGIIDPRVRVR; encoded by the coding sequence GTGCTCCGTTTCCTCGTGCGTCGGGTGCTACAAGCAATTCCGACGCTGCTCATCCTGTCCATTCTGGTGTTCGCCTGGTTGCGTTCCCTGCCTGGCGGTCCCGCGGCCGCGCTGCTGGGAGACAAGGCGACGCCGGAGAAGATCGCGAGCCTCAACCACGTGCTCGGGCTTGATCAGCCGATCATCCTGCAGTACTTCAAGTTCCTCGGCCGCGCCGTCACCGGCGACTTCGGCAACTCACTGGTCTCCGCGCAGCCGGTGATGTCGGAGATCGGCACGTTCCTGCCCGCCACGATCGAGCTGGGCGTCTCGGCGATGCTCATCGCGATCATCCTGGGCGTGCCGTTCGGCTACCTGGCCGCGCGTTACCGCGGCGGCGCCGTGGACAACGTCATCATCGTGCTGACCCTGATCGGGGTCGCGGTGCCGGTGTTCTTCCTCGGCTACACCATGCAGGACCTGCTTTCGGTCCCGTTGGGGCTGCCGTCGCAGGGCCGGCAGGCGCCGGGCATCGACGCCACCAGCATCACCAACTTCGCCATCCTCGACGGCATCATGACGAGCGAGTGGGACGCCGTCTGGGACGCGATCAAGCACCTGGTCCTGCCGGCCTTCGCGCTGGCCACGATCCCGCTCGCGGTGATCACGCGGATCACCCGGGCCTCGGTGCTCGAGGTGTTCAACGAGGACTTCATCCGCACGGCCAACTCGAAGGGCCTGACCCAGCAGGTGGTGCGGCAGCGGCACGTGCTGCGCAACGCCCTGCTGCCGGTGGTCACCACCATCGGCCTGCAGACCGGCGCGCTGCTCGGCGGCGCGGTGCTGACCGAGCGGGTGTTCAACTTCCGCGGCCTCGGCTTCCTGCTCGCCGAGGGCATCGAGCGGCGTGACTATCCCCGTCTGCAGGCGTTGCTGCTCTTCGGGGCGTTGGTGTACGTGCTGGTGAACATGCTGGTCGACGTCTCGTACGGGATCATCGACCCGAGGGTGCGTGTGCGATGA
- a CDS encoding ABC transporter substrate-binding protein: MQLLRLTRTRRAALIGLAGALAVSLTGCAQSQRDEAGGGGTGGTMVFGDTGNPKMFDPVFNDDGETFRITRQMLDTLIQNKPGTAELEPSLATKWEPSNDSKTWTFTLKSGVKFSDGTPFDAAAVCYNFNRWFNMKGAAAQSQMIYYGDVFEGFAKNEGDAGGDPVYKSCDAPNAGTAVLNLNKAKGAFPAAFTLPSFAMQSPTALKQFNADQVTQSGDSFSYSDYAYKHVTGTGPFKFEGWDQGKGEITLVRNDTSAEPAKLDKLVFKVIPDENARKQALKAGDIQGYDFPAPADYGLLRNEGEQVLIRPSFNVLYLGINQAGNPKLKDVRVRQALAYGINRDQFVKSKLAEGSEVATEFVPKAVEGYTDDVTKYPFDQAKAKQLLADAGASNLTLKFYYPTEVTRPYMPNPADTFTAISEDLKAIGITIQPVAEPWNGGYKDDVQKFHKQDIHLLGWTGDYNDAGNFVGTFFGREKPEFGFNNPQLFSALSAADAAPAGDQHAKAYQAANKQIMDFLPAIPIAYPTPAIVVGPKIKGVVASPLTDERFNNVTLG, encoded by the coding sequence ATGCAGTTATTGCGGCTGACCCGAACGCGCCGTGCTGCCCTGATCGGGCTCGCCGGTGCGCTCGCGGTTTCGCTGACCGGGTGCGCGCAGTCCCAGCGCGACGAGGCCGGAGGCGGTGGAACCGGCGGGACGATGGTCTTCGGCGACACCGGCAACCCGAAGATGTTCGACCCGGTCTTCAACGACGACGGCGAGACGTTCCGGATCACCCGGCAGATGCTGGACACGCTGATCCAGAACAAGCCCGGCACCGCCGAGCTCGAGCCCTCACTCGCCACCAAGTGGGAGCCGAGCAACGACAGCAAGACCTGGACCTTCACGCTGAAGTCCGGCGTGAAGTTCAGCGACGGCACCCCGTTCGACGCCGCGGCTGTCTGCTACAACTTCAATCGCTGGTTCAACATGAAGGGCGCCGCCGCCCAGAGCCAGATGATCTATTACGGCGACGTCTTCGAGGGCTTCGCCAAGAACGAAGGCGACGCCGGCGGCGACCCCGTGTACAAGAGCTGCGACGCCCCGAACGCCGGCACCGCGGTGCTGAACCTGAACAAGGCCAAGGGTGCTTTCCCGGCCGCGTTCACGCTGCCTTCGTTCGCGATGCAGAGCCCGACCGCGCTGAAGCAGTTCAACGCGGACCAGGTCACGCAGTCCGGGGACTCGTTCTCCTACAGCGACTACGCGTACAAGCACGTGACCGGCACCGGCCCGTTCAAGTTCGAGGGCTGGGACCAGGGCAAGGGCGAGATCACGCTGGTCCGCAACGACACCAGCGCCGAGCCGGCCAAGCTCGACAAGCTCGTGTTCAAGGTCATCCCGGACGAGAACGCCCGTAAGCAGGCCCTCAAGGCCGGCGACATCCAGGGTTACGACTTCCCCGCGCCCGCCGACTACGGCCTGCTGCGCAACGAGGGTGAGCAGGTGCTCATCCGCCCGTCGTTCAACGTGCTGTACCTGGGCATCAACCAGGCGGGCAACCCGAAGCTGAAGGACGTCCGGGTCCGCCAGGCGCTGGCCTACGGCATCAACCGCGACCAGTTCGTGAAGTCGAAGCTGGCCGAGGGCTCCGAGGTCGCCACCGAGTTCGTGCCGAAGGCCGTCGAGGGCTACACCGACGACGTCACGAAGTACCCGTTCGACCAGGCGAAGGCCAAGCAGCTGCTCGCCGACGCCGGCGCGTCCAACCTGACGCTGAAGTTCTACTACCCGACCGAGGTCACCCGGCCCTACATGCCGAACCCGGCCGACACGTTCACCGCGATCTCCGAGGACCTGAAGGCCATCGGCATCACGATCCAGCCGGTCGCGGAGCCGTGGAACGGCGGGTACAAGGACGACGTCCAGAAGTTCCACAAGCAGGACATCCACCTGCTCGGCTGGACCGGTGACTACAACGACGCGGGCAACTTCGTCGGCACGTTCTTCGGCCGGGAGAAGCCGGAATTCGGCTTCAACAACCCGCAGCTGTTCTCCGCCCTTTCGGCCGCCGACGCGGCGCCCGCGGGCGACCAGCACGCCAAGGCGTACCAGGCGGCGAACAAGCAGATCATGGACTTCCTGCCCGCCATTCCGATCGCGTATCCGACGCCGGCCATCGTGGTCGGGCCGAAGATCAAGGGCGTGGTGGCCAGCCCGCTCACCGACGAACGATTCAACAACGTCACCCTCGGCTGA
- a CDS encoding uridine kinase family protein: MLAFDGPSGSGKSTAAVEALSLLGPRAALVTTDAFATWTSPVSWWPELVSGVLEPLAAGRSGSYQRMDWSTGVPRPGARVAVEVPEVLVLEGVSCGRRSVRPLLSLLCWVEGGTEAERLASAVARDGEAHRAELRKWQLFERGWFAVDGTRDAAGARLPGAARLPGVAEPADAPLS, from the coding sequence GTGCTCGCCTTCGATGGGCCGTCCGGCTCCGGCAAGTCGACCGCGGCCGTCGAGGCGCTTTCGCTGCTGGGGCCGCGAGCGGCGCTGGTGACCACGGATGCGTTCGCCACCTGGACTTCCCCGGTGTCGTGGTGGCCGGAGCTGGTCTCGGGGGTGCTGGAACCGCTCGCGGCCGGGCGGAGTGGTTCATACCAGCGAATGGACTGGTCCACCGGCGTGCCCCGGCCGGGTGCGCGCGTGGCCGTCGAAGTCCCGGAGGTCCTTGTCCTGGAAGGGGTCTCCTGCGGCCGCCGCTCGGTGCGGCCGCTGCTTTCCCTGCTGTGCTGGGTCGAAGGCGGCACGGAGGCCGAACGGCTGGCGAGCGCCGTCGCCCGTGACGGCGAGGCCCATCGCGCCGAATTGCGGAAATGGCAGCTCTTCGAACGCGGCTGGTTCGCCGTGGACGGCACCAGGGACGCGGCCGGGGCCCGGCTTCCCGGCGCCGCCCGGCTTCCCGGTGTGGCCGAGCCCGCCGACGCGCCCCTGTCCTGA
- a CDS encoding DUF2304 domain-containing protein: protein MAGWRVLSIIVACLVLFVVLEMMRRRKLREKYAGVWLVVAVGVVVLAVIPQAAEFLAKITGVQTPSNFVFLLAGVVLALVALHLSTEVGHLEEEVRTSVEEIALLRCELEDAKRELETRIAALEDKTATPDNIKGLPEVSPARAR, encoded by the coding sequence ATGGCCGGCTGGCGGGTACTCAGCATCATCGTCGCGTGCCTGGTGCTGTTCGTCGTCCTCGAGATGATGCGGCGCCGGAAGCTCCGGGAGAAGTACGCGGGCGTGTGGCTCGTGGTCGCCGTCGGCGTGGTGGTGCTGGCGGTCATCCCGCAGGCCGCCGAGTTCCTGGCGAAGATCACCGGCGTGCAGACGCCGTCGAACTTCGTGTTCCTCCTGGCCGGCGTGGTGCTGGCGCTGGTCGCGCTGCACCTGTCCACCGAGGTCGGGCACCTGGAGGAAGAGGTCCGGACCTCGGTCGAGGAGATCGCGCTGCTGCGCTGCGAGCTCGAGGATGCCAAGCGTGAGCTGGAAACCCGCATCGCCGCGCTGGAGGACAAGACCGCGACCCCGGACAACATCAAGGGCCTGCCCGAAGTGAGCCCCGCACGCGCACGCTGA
- a CDS encoding glycosyltransferase family 2 protein, with translation MPALNEQASVGSVIAQVRASLPDMDVLVVDDGSVDDTARLARAAGAEVARLSVNLGVGGAMRTGFRYAAARGYDVVVQVDADGQHDPEEVSALLSGLDDADIVIGSRFAGKGSYKASGPRKYAMVALSLVFSRLARRKITDVTSGFKAMGPKAIRLFASYYPAEYLGDTVESLVMAIRAKLVIAEVPVVMRERAAGTPSHSPVKSAVYLGRAGLALLLALVRRRPSVDSSDAA, from the coding sequence ATGCCGGCCCTGAATGAACAGGCCAGCGTCGGGTCCGTCATCGCCCAGGTCAGAGCCTCATTGCCGGATATGGACGTCCTGGTCGTCGACGACGGCTCGGTGGACGACACGGCCCGGCTGGCCCGTGCGGCCGGCGCGGAAGTGGCCCGGCTCTCGGTCAACCTCGGTGTCGGCGGCGCGATGCGCACCGGCTTCCGGTACGCCGCCGCGCGCGGCTACGACGTCGTGGTCCAGGTGGACGCCGACGGCCAGCACGACCCGGAAGAGGTCAGCGCGCTGCTCTCCGGGCTGGACGACGCCGACATCGTGATCGGCTCGCGGTTCGCGGGCAAGGGCTCGTACAAGGCGAGTGGCCCGCGCAAGTACGCGATGGTGGCGCTCTCGCTGGTGTTCTCGCGGCTCGCCCGCCGGAAGATCACCGACGTCACGTCCGGTTTCAAGGCCATGGGCCCGAAAGCCATCCGGTTGTTCGCTTCGTATTACCCGGCCGAGTACCTCGGTGACACAGTGGAGTCGCTGGTGATGGCGATCCGCGCGAAGCTCGTCATCGCCGAGGTCCCGGTGGTCATGCGGGAGCGCGCGGCCGGCACGCCCAGCCACTCGCCGGTGAAATCGGCGGTATACCTCGGCCGCGCGGGCCTCGCGTTGTTGCTCGCGCTCGTCCGCCGCCGTCCGTCCGTCGACTCGTCCGACGCAGCGTAA
- a CDS encoding DUF6541 family protein yields the protein MNVVLILLAFWVPGLVFGTAIGLRGWTLAAAGPLLTFGIVALGIPVLGGLGIRWNLLDVALWTVLVALIGFGLGFAVRRFTARRHPDWVADEEKPARSIRDHVLIGLGVAVGMAVGTVTFLRGSHGIDNVQQGFDAPFHGNLVRWIAEHGDARPSTVGTIANLPNQTNYFYPDTYHALLALVFGKGGLTMMPTLNLAVLAVIISVPLGVAAMCRAWNMPPLAVAAAAAVTTWFTAFPYDSLWRGPLWPYVAGVAMIPAMLALAKYLLRPRGIAGPVAIGVGVAGLTGLHTSLVFVIAVYFILILIAVLLRWEKIDWRRSAPSLVTTVVLAVVLGVPLVLPSLYNAGGVTGAYWSSEASVTGGIGETITFSPMADFPQWWIGVPALIGIFLLVKRRRMMWMVGAYIVFGGLFAATVSLETPLIHTITGIFYNDHWRIAALVPLAGAVAFGEFVDTSGHWFARKVGTRVHLKPATLTLVGVLLVGLVLGGLSRGGYIGRNSSRLGINYGNGPTVSKAEEAAYTWLAQHTAPGEAVMNDRSDGSVWMYALSGVTPVEWTFYGADASTKAGYLSVWLDDIDKYPQVRKDLTDLHVRYVIVGKGLVTPDSVRSVGVARVAPGPEFHEVFRNDGATIYQIEGQQGVVTAGASPGSDRPHGQ from the coding sequence ATGAACGTAGTACTGATCTTGCTCGCCTTCTGGGTGCCAGGACTGGTGTTCGGCACCGCGATCGGGCTTCGCGGCTGGACGCTCGCCGCGGCCGGGCCGTTGCTGACCTTCGGCATCGTCGCGCTCGGCATTCCCGTGCTCGGCGGGCTCGGCATCCGCTGGAACCTGCTCGACGTGGCACTGTGGACGGTGCTGGTGGCCCTGATCGGCTTCGGCCTCGGGTTCGCCGTCCGCCGCTTCACCGCCCGCCGTCACCCGGACTGGGTGGCCGACGAGGAGAAGCCGGCCCGCTCGATCCGTGACCACGTGCTGATCGGCCTCGGTGTCGCGGTCGGCATGGCGGTCGGCACCGTCACCTTCCTGCGCGGCTCCCACGGGATCGACAACGTGCAGCAGGGCTTCGACGCGCCGTTCCACGGGAACCTGGTGCGCTGGATCGCCGAGCACGGCGACGCGCGGCCGTCCACTGTGGGCACGATCGCGAACCTGCCGAACCAGACCAACTACTTCTACCCCGACACCTACCACGCGCTGCTCGCCCTGGTCTTCGGCAAGGGCGGCCTGACGATGATGCCGACGCTGAACCTCGCGGTGCTCGCCGTGATCATCAGCGTGCCGCTCGGTGTGGCCGCGATGTGCCGGGCCTGGAACATGCCGCCGCTGGCCGTGGCCGCCGCGGCCGCCGTCACCACCTGGTTCACCGCGTTCCCGTACGACTCGCTGTGGCGCGGCCCGTTGTGGCCGTACGTCGCCGGCGTCGCGATGATCCCGGCCATGCTGGCGCTCGCGAAGTACCTGCTCCGGCCGCGCGGGATCGCGGGGCCGGTCGCGATCGGCGTCGGCGTCGCGGGCCTCACCGGCCTGCACACCAGCCTGGTGTTCGTCATCGCGGTCTACTTCATCCTCATCCTGATCGCGGTGCTGCTGCGCTGGGAGAAGATCGACTGGCGCCGGTCCGCGCCTTCGCTCGTCACGACCGTGGTGCTGGCCGTTGTGCTCGGCGTGCCGCTGGTGCTGCCTTCGCTGTACAACGCGGGCGGCGTGACCGGCGCGTACTGGTCGTCCGAGGCATCGGTGACCGGCGGCATCGGCGAGACGATCACGTTCTCCCCGATGGCCGACTTCCCGCAGTGGTGGATCGGCGTGCCCGCGCTCATCGGCATTTTCCTGCTGGTCAAGCGGCGCCGGATGATGTGGATGGTGGGCGCGTACATCGTGTTCGGCGGCCTGTTCGCGGCCACCGTCTCGCTGGAGACGCCGCTGATCCACACCATCACCGGCATCTTCTACAACGACCACTGGCGCATCGCCGCGCTGGTCCCGCTGGCCGGCGCGGTGGCGTTCGGCGAGTTCGTGGACACCTCGGGCCACTGGTTCGCCCGCAAGGTGGGCACCCGCGTCCACCTCAAGCCCGCGACGCTCACCCTGGTCGGCGTCCTGCTGGTCGGCCTCGTGCTCGGCGGGCTGAGCCGCGGCGGCTACATCGGCCGCAACTCCTCGCGGCTGGGGATCAACTACGGCAACGGCCCCACGGTGTCGAAGGCCGAAGAAGCCGCGTACACCTGGCTCGCCCAGCACACCGCCCCCGGCGAGGCCGTGATGAACGACCGGTCCGACGGCTCGGTGTGGATGTACGCGCTGTCCGGCGTCACCCCGGTCGAATGGACCTTCTACGGCGCCGACGCCTCCACCAAGGCGGGTTACCTCAGCGTGTGGCTCGACGACATCGACAAGTACCCACAGGTGCGCAAGGACCTCACCGACCTGCACGTGCGTTACGTGATCGTGGGCAAGGGACTGGTGACGCCCGATTCCGTCCGATCGGTCGGTGTCGCGCGCGTCGCCCCTGGTCCCGAGTTCCACGAAGTGTTCCGCAACGACGGCGCCACGATCTACCAGATCGAGGGACAGCAGGGCGTCGTCACGGCGGGTGCATCGCCTGGGTCCGACCGCCCTCACGGGCAGTAA